Genomic DNA from Desulfonema ishimotonii:
AAAATATGGGAAAAGGTGCGGGTGAAACATCACGCCGACGATGTCAGAGCCGCGCTTTGCGAACGCGCCGACTCCGAAACCGGGGGCCGGGTGACGTCCCGTGAAACCGATCCCGCCCAAAAGCGGAAAGCGGAAAAGGGCCAACAGGAATACGATGTCATCATCGTGGGCGGGGGACCGGCAGGCCTTTTTTCGGCCTTTTACCTGGTGGAACACTCGGACTGCCGTGTGCTGCTCATCGAAAAGGGGCACGAGCCGGGCAAGCGAAAGTGTCCCATCGGTGAAACCCAGCAGTGCGTCCATTGCTCACCCTGCAATATCCTGTGCGGCATCGGCGGGGCCGGGCTTTTTTCCGACGGCAAGCTCAACTACATTCCCCGGCTCGGCAAGACCGATCTGACCCAGTTCATGTCCCGCTCCCAGGCCCAGGCCCTGATTGACGAAACCGAGGCGATCTATAACCGGTTCGGCATGGACGGGCCGGTCTACCCGACCAATATGCCGGCGGCCAGAGCCTTCCGCAAAAATGCCAAAAAATACGGCATTGACCTGCTGCTCATCAAGCAGAAGCATCTGGGGAGCGACTGCCTGCCCGGCTATATTGCCAATATGGGGGAATATATCAAATCGAAGGGTGCGGCCTTTCAGACCTTTGAGGAGGTCGAAGACCTGATTGTCGAAGACGATGCGGTCCGGGGGGTGGTGACCCGTAAAAAGCGGTATCTCGCCAAAAACGTGATCCTTGCGCCGGGCCGGGTGGGGGCCGAGTGGGTCAGCAAAATCGCCCAGAAATACGATCTGGGGCTGACACACCGGGGCATTGAGGTGGGCGTCCGCGTGGAGGTCCACAACGACATCATGCAGGATCTGTGCGAGGTGATTTACGATCCCACGTTTTTTATCCAGACCCGGAAATATGATGACCAGACCCGGACCTTCTGCACCAACTTCGGCGGCTATGTGTCACAGGAGAACTACAGGGATTTCGTCTGCGTCAACGGCCACGCCTTCCGGGACAGAAAGTCGGAGAACACCAATTTTGCGTTTCTGTCCAAGGTGATTCTGACAGAGCCGGTGACAGACAATCAGGCATACGGAGAGGCTATCGGCGGTCTGGCGTCGCTGATCGGCGGGGGCAAGCCGATTTTGCAGCGGTTCGGGGATCTGATCCGGGGGCGTCGGAGTACGTGGAACCGGATCAGCAAGGGCTATATCGAACCGACGCTGACCAATGTGGTCTGTGGCGATATCGCCATGGCCCTGCCGGAGCGGATTCTGACCAACCTGGTTGAGGGGCTGGAAAAGCTGAACCATGTCGTGCCGGGGGTGACCAATGACGGCACCCTGCTGTATGCGCCGGAGATCAAGTTCTTTGCCACCCAGGTGGAGACGTCCGCTGATCTGCAGACGCGGATCAGCGGGCTGTATGTGGCCGGAGACGGGCCGGGCGTGGCCGGAAATATCGTATCGGCCAGCGCCACGGGGCTGATACCGGCCAAGGCGATTATCAGCAGCCCGTAAGCCGTTTGCAGTCTGAGGAGACCGTGGGCGGCAATTCCCGATGCAACGCACCGGGAATCGCCGCCCTTTCGGAACCTGATTTATGATGCGTTTCAGGCACGCATAAGGGGGGACTGTGCAAATAAACCAACTTTTTCAGGGCTGACACAGCCCCTCCCTGACATTCGATGTTTTATTTCACGCCCCCCGGATAAGAATCCGCAGCAGGCGGATGGTATCTTGCCGTATCTTGAAAATACAGCTCCGCCGAACTGTTTCGTTCGGGGGGCTGTATTGTTTTTCTGACGCCCGCACTGATGAGAATAAATCTCCGATTTAAAGCTGAATTGTGTTATTGACAACGGATTTCAGACCGGTTCTGATTTGAACCGGGAGGTTTGACACCGGAGGGGATGAACTTCGCGTTGCGGATTTCAGCCAGACACCCGGTGCGGATTCACCCGACAGGAAAAGGAGA
This window encodes:
- a CDS encoding redoxin domain-containing protein; this encodes MTLAVTEGRKAPDFSLKNKDGKTVRLSDFAGKRVVLYFYPRDNTKGCTTEARDFTALRPGFEEKGAVIIGISPDSEASHLRFADKHGIEVELLSDPDHRVSEAYGVWQQKKIGGREFMGVVRSTVLISPDGIIEKIWEKVRVKHHADDVRAALCERADSETGGRVTSRETDPAQKRKAEKGQQEYDVIIVGGGPAGLFSAFYLVEHSDCRVLLIEKGHEPGKRKCPIGETQQCVHCSPCNILCGIGGAGLFSDGKLNYIPRLGKTDLTQFMSRSQAQALIDETEAIYNRFGMDGPVYPTNMPAARAFRKNAKKYGIDLLLIKQKHLGSDCLPGYIANMGEYIKSKGAAFQTFEEVEDLIVEDDAVRGVVTRKKRYLAKNVILAPGRVGAEWVSKIAQKYDLGLTHRGIEVGVRVEVHNDIMQDLCEVIYDPTFFIQTRKYDDQTRTFCTNFGGYVSQENYRDFVCVNGHAFRDRKSENTNFAFLSKVILTEPVTDNQAYGEAIGGLASLIGGGKPILQRFGDLIRGRRSTWNRISKGYIEPTLTNVVCGDIAMALPERILTNLVEGLEKLNHVVPGVTNDGTLLYAPEIKFFATQVETSADLQTRISGLYVAGDGPGVAGNIVSASATGLIPAKAIISSP